The sequence below is a genomic window from Pelmatolapia mariae isolate MD_Pm_ZW linkage group LG9, Pm_UMD_F_2, whole genome shotgun sequence.
CAGATGCTGAAAGAGGGTTATCCTGCATATACCACCTCCTGTGCTTGGCTTGGATACTCAGACCAGCAGCTCAAGCAGGTCTCTGTTGTATAAATCGCTCAGCAAACAGTATGCCTAGTTAGGCATACTACTAACTATAATGACAGTCATGTTTCTGTTAAGCTCTGCTCGGATGCTCTTAAAAGCGGATGGACCAGATTTAAGGTGAAGGTTGGTGCTGATTTAGAGGACGACATACGCAGGTGCCGCCTCATAAGGCAAATGATTGGACCCAGCAGCACATTGGTAAGCCTGTTCTTGCCCCTGGATGTGTAATGGCATTAGGAAATTATACCAAAggggtttatttttctgttagaTGATCGACGCCAACCAGAGATGGGACGTAGCCGAGGCCATAAGTTGGGTGTCCAGACTGGCTGAGGTCAAACCCCTTTGGATCGAGGAGCCCACGTGTCCAGATGACATCCTGGGTCATGCTGCTATTTCCAAGGTAAGAGAATAATTTCTAGTTTTCAGCTTGTTTATGTGTATGAAAGGCATTTCTGTGATACAGTAAGTATACGGGACAAAAGAAAGGTTGAAAAATCATCAAAACAAAGCAACCATCAGATACATTTTATGTCTTTCTGTGGTTATTTTGCATCCCTTGGCAGTCGTTTTAAACCTCTATGTGGTTGTATCATTGACTTTCTAATGAATAATATTAAGGGTAACATTAAACACAAGAACAGGaccctctttctgtctcttagGTACATTCAGTCACCCATCCAGGGCTGTTGAGTGATAAACAACTTTCTTGTTGCAGGCTTTGGCTCCACTGGGGATTGGAGTGGCAACAGGCGAGCAGGTCAGATCTCAGGTCTGTTCCAACAAGCATATCTTTGATGGGTTATATTTTTAGTTGAGTTGAGTTTTCTCTCCAGTGTCACAACAGGGTGATGTTTAAGCAGTTCCTGCAGGCCTCTGCACTGCAGTTTGTCCAGATAGACAGCTGTAGGCTGGGCAGTGTCAACGAGAACCTGGCTGTGCTGCTGATGGCTTACAAGTTCCAAGGTAAAAGTTCAAGGAATAACAATCATGAATCATACGGATCCCCAaggcatgttttttaaaagttgccAAAGGCCCTCAAAGGTTATTAGACAAATACTGCCTACACAGAGGAAACTCGTGggtttgtgtttcttctttctcaGTGCCTGTGTGTCCTCATGCCGGTGGAGTCGGGCTCTGTGAGCTCGTCCAGCATCTGATTCTGTTTGATTACATCTGCGTGTCTGCGGATCTCAGGAACCGGTAGGagcagtgtttatttttatcaaCAGTTTGATCTCAGTGATTATAACCAAACACTgactttttgatttgttttcccCCCCAGAATGTGTGAATATGTAGACCACCTCCACGAGCACTTCACTAGTCCTGTAGTTATTCAAGACGCCCACTATATGCCACCGAAGGCAAGAAACTGATTAGGAAGTCAATCTGCATTACtctgaagaaacaaacaaactttgtgTTGTTTACAGCTGCTGGTATAGATCGTTCTGCTCTTTGATTTCAGGATCCAGGCTATTCTTGTGAGATGCTGGAGGAATCTGTGAACCGACATGAGTACCCTGAAGGAGACATATGgaaacaggaaataaagaaatagggactatattttaaacattttaaatttgtacAGTACAAACattggagggaaaaaaacattctgAAATTGTCACAtaaaaggactggactgaaaatgtgaaaatgtccaaagaaaaattttaaaagtcTTTCAGAAAGCCTGGGGAACAGAAATTAACTTTACCAAATCTGGTTCTCCAGAGCTCTTTTCCTGTTAAATcgaatatttttcttctttctgatcAAAGTGCCAAGTTTTAGTgaatcatttgattttttttaatactcttTGAGCTTTCCTTTATAATGTAAAGTGCTGTgagaaaactgctgctgtgaagTAGAACTATATTAATGAAACTTGAAAAATTACAAGCCAAGCTGTAAACCTTGTATTAAGTCATCTTAAGTAATCAGGTTGCAGTCATCTTTCCTTCATAAGCACTTGTCATGTAAATCCTCTAAATTCTGTCTTCTGGAGAATTTCCCTCCCATGCAGTGCtttcaaaatgatttttttttttttttaaattaaagactcatttttctgttattcCTATTTAAATACTTTGTACTTGTGACTGGCCTGCACTGAGAAATCCACCCCAGAGGTTTTGGTCGAAGCAAAAGCAATAGTCTTAAGAACTCGAGTTGAAGGTATAACTTCGGAGGTTATCCTAAGAGTCAAGGCATGGGTGATCAGGGTCACATGAGCCAAGATTAGATCACCACCAGGGTGACAACCCCACTAGCAGTCAAATACCCGAGACTCCTCATCAGCACCGACCACTGAACAAGCTTCTAGGATGAAGTCCAGTTGCCTTC
It includes:
- the enosf1 gene encoding mitochondrial enolase superfamily member 1 yields the protein MSHKIVNLRVRDVRFPTSLEQHGSDAMHTDPDYSAAYVVLDTDSGLKGFGLTFTLGKGTEIVLCAVKALAGLVIGKSLQEIVSNFRGFYRLLTSDGQMRWLGPEKGVIHLATAAVLNAVWDLWARAEGKPLWKLLVDMDPKQIVSCIDFRYITDVLTEEEALDILVKAQEGKKQREDQMLKEGYPAYTTSCAWLGYSDQQLKQLCSDALKSGWTRFKVKVGADLEDDIRRCRLIRQMIGPSSTLMIDANQRWDVAEAISWVSRLAEVKPLWIEEPTCPDDILGHAAISKALAPLGIGVATGEQCHNRVMFKQFLQASALQFVQIDSCRLGSVNENLAVLLMAYKFQVPVCPHAGGVGLCELVQHLILFDYICVSADLRNRMCEYVDHLHEHFTSPVVIQDAHYMPPKDPGYSCEMLEESVNRHEYPEGDIWKQEIKK